Below is a window of Streptomyces spongiicola DNA.
TCTGAGCCGGCACCGCACCGGAAGGTCGCCACCGTCAGACGGTGTACGCGCCTCCGCCCTCAGGCGGTACAGGCCCCGGCGTCAGACGGTGTACGCCCCCGGCGTCAGCCCGGAGGGCGAGGGGATGACCGGGGCGGTGGGGGCCGCCGGGGACGGCAGCGGCGGATGGGGCTCCGCACAGCGGTCCACCTCACACCAGATGCTCTTGCCCGCGCCCTCGTGCTTCCAGCCCCAGCGGTCGGCCAGCCCGTCGACGAGCTCCAGACCGCGGCCGCCGGTGTCGTCACCGGCCGCCAGGCGCGGCCGCGGTGGTCTCGCGCAGTTGTCGGCCACCTCGACCCGCACCGTGCCCGCCTGCGCCGCGCCGGGACCGAACAGCATCCGCAGTACGGCCGGACAGCCGGTGTGGACCACCGCGTTGGTGACCAGTTCGGAGATGAGCAGCACCAGCGTCTCGGCCAGCGGCTCGTCGTCCCCTATGCCCGACCCGGCGAGCCGGGAACGGGCCCATCTCCTGGCCCGCCCCACCTCCGCGGGATCCGGCCCGACCTCCAACTGAACCTGAAGCACCTGCACCGCTCACACCATCCGAACCGGCGGACACATCGCCTCGCGCCTCACAGTCATCACGGAACGTGATTTCCTTGCGACACAGCATGGTTGACGTACAGTCACCGCAACAAGCGCTTCGGGCATATTCCAGCGCGAAGGAGTACCCGTGGTGCATACTGTGCGGCGCACCTTGCGAACAGTCGAACACCCTGTGCGAGCGGCGCGTTCCTCCCGGCCGGACCTGTCCGATTCCGGTCGGAGCGTCGGGGTCACTGCCCCCGGGCAGTACGCGTCTCGCACCCCACGGAGGGTACCCGAGGGCAAGCCCGACTCCGGGCCGTCACGGCCCGCACGAAGGACACAACCCGATATCGACGCAGGGTGACGACCGCTCCCACGCCGCCCGGTTCTCCGCCGGACCACCCCGGTGCCCTCCCCGCCGACTTCCGGCCAACGCCCCGCGGACGCAGCGCCCTCCCGCCGCCCCGCCATCCCGCCGCCATGTCGCCCTGCCGGCACTCCGCCGTACCGCGAGCGCGCCACCGCCGGACCGACGGCATCCCGCCGCCATGCCGAGACTCCGCCGACACTCCACCGCCGGACCACCGTCGGACCACAGCCGGACCGCCGCCGGACCACAGCCGGACGCCGCCGGACCGCCGCCCCCGCCGGCTTCCCCGACTTCCCCGGCATCCCCCCGCCCCCGGCCGCTCAGAGGGCGGCCGCCAGCGCCTCCTCCGCCCGCGCGGCCGGCTGCCCCAGTTCGGCGCGGACCCAGGCCCGTTTCAGGTGCAGATGCACCTCCGCCTCCCAGGTGAAGCCCATGCCTCCGTGCACCTGGAGGCAGTCCCGGGCGCCCTGGACGGCGGCCTCGTCGGCGAGGAGCTTGGCCCCCGCGATCTCCACGGGGTCGGCGGTCACGGCGGCCGCGTACACGGCCGCGCGGGCCAGCTCGGTGCGTACCAGCATCCCCGCGCAGAGGTGCTTGACCGCCTGGAAGGCGCCGATGGGCCGGCCGAACTGCTCGCGCTCCTTCGCGTACCGGACGGCGGTGGCGAGGGTGCGCCCGGCCGAGCCCAGCTGCTCGGCGGCCGTCAGCAGCACCGCCGCCGGCTCGGGCTCGCCCGGGGGCCCGGGCGGCAACCGGTGCAGGGGCGTGAGCGGGTCGACGGACCGTACGGGCACGGCGCCCGAGGCGTCCCCGAGCACCACGTCGGCCTCCTCCAGCCAGGGCACCAGCCCCCCGTCGGCCCGGGTGACGACCGCGGACCCGTCCGCGGCGCCCGGGACGGCCCCCGCGGCGAGGTGCGTGGCCACGAGCGGACCGGGCAGCAGCACCCGCCCGGCCTCCTCGAAGACCAGCGCGGCCTCGGGCAGTCCGAGCCCCGCGCCGCCCTGCGCCTCCGGCAGTCGCAGCGAGAAGAACCCGGCCCGGCCCAGCTCCCGCCACAGCGCCCGGTCGAGCCCCGCCCCCCGTGCTCGGGGCTCGTCCCGCCCGCAGCGGGCCTCCAGCAGTTCCCGGACCCCCCTGCGCAAGGCCCGCTGGTCCTCGGTCGGTTGGAAGCCCACGGCCCTCACCGCTCCTTGGGGAGGCCGAGGATCCGCTCGGCGACGATGTTGCGCTGGATCTGCGAGGTGCCGGCGGCGATGGTGTACGACAGCGACGACAGCCGGTCGCGCGTCCACTCGCGGGACAGGTCCAGCGCGTCCGGGCCGAGCACCGCGGCGGCCGTGTCGTACAGCTCCTGGCGGGCCTCGGAGTAGCGGAGCTTGAAGACCGAGCCGCCGGTGCCGGGGACGCCACCGGTCGCCTCGGCCTCGGCGACGTTCCACTGGGTGAGCCGCCACAGGGCGCGGAACTCCGCGTTCAGCCTGCCCAGCCGGCGTCGCAGGACGGTGTCGTCCCAGCGGCCGTTCTCCCGCGCGGTGCGGGCCAGCTCGGCGAGGGCGCGGCGGCAGGCGACGACCTCGCCGGCGAAGGCGGTGCCGCGCTCGAAGGACAGGGTCACCATGGTGACCCGCCAGCCGTCGTTCTCCTCCCCGACCCGGTTCGCCACCGGCACCCGCACCTCGTCGAGGAACACCTCGGCGAACTCCGCGGAGCCCGCGAGGGTGCGCAGCGGCCGGACGGTGACGCCGGGCGCGTCCATCGGCATCGCCAGCCAGCTGATGCCGCGGTGGCGGGGTGCCTGCGGGTCGGTGCGCACCAGCAGTTCGCACCAGTCGGCGACCTCGGCGTGCGACGTCCATACCTTGGCTCCGGTCACCACATAGGCGTCTCCGTCCCGTACGGCCCTGGTCCGCAGGGAGGCGAGGTCGGAGCCGGCGTCCGGCTCGCTGAAGCCCTGGCACCAGATCTCGTCGCCGCGCAGGATCGGCGGCAGCCAGCGGGCGCGCTGCTCGGGAGTGCCCTCGGCGGCGATGGTGGGGCCGGCGTGGAGCAGCCCCACGAAGTTGGCGCCCACGTAGGGGGCGCCGGCCTTCTCGGTCTCCTCCAGGAAGATCAGCCGCCGGGTCGGGGAGGCGTCCCAGTGGACGTCGGCGTATCCGGCGTCGTACAGCGCCCGCTGCCAGGCGCTGTCGTGGGCGCGGCGCGCAGGCCAGTCCCCGGGCGGGGGCCGGGGCGGGAGTTCGGGCAGGGCGGCCTTCAGCCAGTGGCGCAGCCCGGCCCTGAAGGCCTCCTCCTCCTCGGTGTGGGCGAGGTCCACTACGCGTCCAGGTCCAGGCCGAGCATGCGGATGGCGTTGCCGCGCATCAGCTTGCGAACGGTCTCGTCGTCGAGGTCCCTCACATGGTCGAGGGCGACCTCCCGGGTGTGCGGGAAGGTCGAGTCGACGTGCGGGTAGTCCGTCTCGAAGGTGGCGTTGTCGCGTCCGACCACGTCCAGCGAGGCGACGCCGTGCTTGTCGCGGAAGAAGCAGCAGTAGATCTGCCGGTAGTAGTACGTGGACGGCGGCTCCGGGACCAGGTCGCGCACCCCGCCCCAGGCCCGGTGCTCCCGCCACACGTCGTCGGCGCGCTCCAGCGCGTAGGGGATCCAGCCCATCTGGCCCTCGCTGTAGGCCAGCCTGAGCGCGGGGAACCTCACCAGCACGCCGCTGAAGAGGAAGTCCGTCATCGAGGCCATCGCGTTGTTGAAGGACAGCGACGCCTGGACGGCGGGGGGCGCGTCGGGCGAGGCCGCGGGCATCTGGGAGGACGAGCCTATGTGCATGTTGACGACCGTGCCGGTCTCCTGGCAGACGGCGAAGAACGGGTCCCAGTAGCCGGAGTGGATCGACGGCAGCCCCAGGTGGGTGGGGATCTCCGAGAAGGTCACGGCCCGCACGCCGCGCGCCGCGTTGCGCCGCACCTCGGCGACCGCGAGTCCGATGTCCCACAGGGGGATGAGGCACAGGGGGATGAGCCGGCCGCCGCTGTCCCCGCACCACTCCTCCACCATCCAGTCGTTGTAGGCGCGGACGCAGGCGAGCGCGACCTCCTTGTCGTGGGCCTCGGCGAAGGTCTGGCCGCAGAAGCGGGGGAAGGTGGGGAAGCACAGGGACGCCTCGACGTGGTTGAGGTCCATGTCCGCCAGCCGGGCCCTGGGGTCCCAGCAGCCGTGGCGCATCTCGGCGCGGGTGATCCCCTCCAGGGTCATGTCGTCGCGGTCGAAGCCGGCGGCGGCGATGTTGCGCTTGTACGGGAACCGCAGGTCCTCGTAGATCCACCAGTCCGCGGGCGGCCCGTCGGGGTCCATCGTGATCCGGTACTTCCCACCGACGTACGCCAGCTCGCCGATGCCGGTGGTGAGCGGCCGGGGTCCGCGGTCCCGGTACTTCGCCGGCAGCCAGGTCTCGAAGAGGTGCGCGGGCTCGATCACATGGTCGTCGACGCTGATGATCCGAGGCAGTTCCCGTTCCATCGGGCCCCTCCGTTCCCCACTACCGCTAATCTGACGGTCCGTCAGTTAACAGGCTAGCCATGCCCCACTGGACCGGCAAGGCGGCGGGCCCTACGCTCTTCCGACACAATCTGACGCTCCGTCAGCCACAGGGGCGGGGCCCGCGAGAAGGGAACGGCCGTGACCGGCACCGCACACTCCCTGGCCGGCTCCCGCACGCTCTGGGAGCTCGTCGACCGCCGCGCCCGGCTCACCCCCGGCCGCACCGCCCTGATCCAGGACGAACGCGCCCTCACCTTCGGTGAACTGCGCGAAACCTGCGAACGGGTCGCCGCCGGGCTGTACGCGCGCGGCGTGCGGCCCGGCACGGTCGTCGCCTGGCAGCTCCCCACCAGGATCGAGACGGTCCTGCTGACCGGGGCACTGGCCAGGCTCGGCGCCGTGCAGTCCCCGGTCATCCCCTTCTACCGGGACCGGGAGGTCGGCTTCGCCGTCGGCGCCTGCGCGGCCGAGTTCTTCGCGGTGCCGGGCGTCTGGCGCGGCTTCGACCACACGGCGATGGCCGGACGGATCGGTGCCCGCGGGGTCTTCGGAGCGTACCGGGACCTCCCCGACGGCGACCCCGCCGCGCTGCCCCCGCCACCCGCCGACGGCACCGCGGTGCGCTGGATCTACTGGACCTCCGGTACCACCTCCGACCCCAAGGGCGTTCTGCACACCGACCGATCCCTGATCGCGGGCGGCTCCTGCCTCGCCCACGCGCTGAAGCCGACACCGGACGACGTCGGCTCCATCGCCTTCCCCTTCGCCCACATCGGCGGCGCGGACTATCTGGTCATGCTGCTGCTCTACGGCTTCCCGGCCGTGCTCTTCGAGACGTTCGCCCTCCCGGAGGCGCTCGGCACCTACCGCAGGCACGGGGTCACCACCGCCGGCGGGTCCACGGCCTTCTACTCGATGCTGCTCGCCGAGCAGCGCCGGCGGCCCGGCAGACCGGTCGTCCCCACCCTCCGGCTGCTCGCCGGAGGAGGCGCCCCCAAACCCCCCGAGCTGTACCACGCCGTCGTCCGCGAGATGGGTGTGCAGCTCACCCACGGCTACGGCATGACCGAGGCCCCCATGATCACCATGGGTTCGCCGGACGACCGCCCGGAGGACCTGGCGACGACCGAGGGACGGCCGCCCGCCGGCATGGAGATACGGATCGTCGACGGCGAGGTGCGACTGCGCGGCGAGGCCGTCTGCCGGGGCTATCTGGACCCCGGGCAGACCGCCGACGCCTTCGACGCCGACGGCTTCCTGCGCACCGGGGACCTGGGGCACCTCACCGGCTCCGGCCATCTCGTGCTGACCGGGCGCCGCAAGGACGTCATCATCCGCAAGGGCGAGAACATCTCCGCCAGGGAGATCGAGGACCTGCTGCACGAGCATCCCCGTGTCGGCGAGGCGGCGGTGATCGGACTGCCCGACGCGGAACGCGGCGAACGGGTCTGCGCCGTGGTCGAACAGCCCGGGGGCGCCCGGCCCCTGACCCTGGGCGAGATAGCGGAGCACCTGCGCAGCGCGGGCCTCGCCGTACACAAGATCCCCGAGCAACTGGAACTCGTCGACGCGCTGCCCCGCAACGACACACTGCGCAAGGTGCTCAAGTACAGGCTGCGCGAGCGGTTCACTGGGGCGGACACGGCATGAGGGGCGTGCACGACATCCCCGGGACGTGCACCACATCCCCGGGACGTGGACGACATCCCAGAGACGTGCACCACATCCCCGAGACGTGGACGACATCCCCGAGACGAACGGCGCGACATGAGCCTGAGCATCCGCAACCAGCTGCCCGGCACCGTGATGGCGGTCTCCGCCGGTCCCGCCATGGCGGCGGTGAAGATCCGCCTCGACAGCGGAGAGGAGATCACCTCGGCCGTGACCGCCGACGCCGTCACGGAACTCGGCATCTTCCCCGGTGGGGCGGTCAGCGCCCTGGTGAAGGCGAGCGAAGTGGCGCTGGCGACGGCGCACATGGAGGGGCTGAGCATCCGCAACCAGCTGCCCGGCACGGTCACATCGGTGACCTCGGGCGAGGCGATGGCCACCGTCCGGCTGAGGCTGGCCGGCGGCCAGCACCTGACCGCGGCGATCACCAGGGAGGCGCTGGAGGAACTCGGGCTCGCGGCGGGCAGCTCAGCGGTCGCTCTGGTCAAGGCGACGGAGATCTCACTCTCCACCGGCTGACTCCCCGGGCAGCTCCCCCGGCCGGCTCCCCCGGGCCGACTTCACCGGCCGGCTCCGCACGCCGACTCCACGGGCCGGCCCCAGAGAGAGACCCCGCCGGCCGGCCCCACCCGAGGGGCCCCGCCGAATGAACGGCAACGCGGCCGCCGGGGCCGGGTGAACGGCGACGCGGCCGCCGGGGCCGCCGCCGCACCACCGGCATCGGCATCGGACTGGCCGACAGGCCCCGGGCCGCCCCCGGACGTCACCCGGCCGCCGGACCCGGGTGAACGGCGACGCGGCCGCCGGAACCGGGTCGCCGGAGCCGCCGCTCCCGAGGGCCGTTCGCAACCGGACCGCCGCCGGAACCGGGTCGCCGCTTCGGGACCGCCGGCACCGGCCGCCGCCGGAACCGAACCGTCAGAACCGAACCGTCAGAGCCGGCCCCTCAGAGCCGGCCCACCGGAACCGCACCCTCAGAATCGCACCGTCAGGACCGAACCGTCAGAGCCGACCCCCCAGAGCCGGCCCACCGGAACCGCACCCTCAGAATCGCACCGTCAGAGCCGAACCGTCAGAGCCGCGACAGCGAAGCCGCCGCGAACAGGACGTCCCGGACGGCCTCACGGTCCCCCTCCTGACCGGCCGCGGCGTCCGCCGGTGGCACATGGCCCGCGACCAGCCGGCAGAACTCCACGGCGTCGAGGGCGATCTGGGCGACCGCGTGGTCCGGGTCGCCCACCGCGGCGGGCGAGTCCAGCGAGATGTACCAGTGGCCGCCGCCCGCACCCTCCACCTCCAGATGCAGCGAGCGGCCGGGTGAGCCCGCCGTCACCAGGCCGCGGGCCGGAGACGCGAGCCCGGCCCGGCGCCGGGAGGCGAGCGCCGCGGGCAGCAGCCGGGCCGCCAGGTCGATCATGCGGTGCAGATGCGCGCCGGCCGGGGGCTCGTACGGGTAGTCCACCGCGGCGGCGATGTCGTCCGCGTGCACCCAGCACTCGAAGGCCCGGTCCAGCATCGCGTCATGCAACGGCAGCGCGAAGTCCCCGTACGGTACGGACAGCCGCTCCACCCCGTGCCCGGCGAAGGACACCGTACGCACCAGCGCATGGCTCTGCTCCCGCCACGGCACCCGCACCGACCGTGTCGCCGGGCGCTCGCCCGATGCCCAGAGCGACTCGGTGCGCTCGGCCGGCGAGGCGGGCGCGTCGGGACCGGCCGGGTCGCCCAGCCCCAGGGCCGAGGCGACCAGTCCGTCCGTGGACATCAGATGGCCGATCACCCCGGCGACCGTGGTCCTGCGGCTCACCTTCTCCTCGCCGTCGAACCACCTGAGCCGCACCGGCGCGTGCCACTCCGCGTCGCCGATGTCCCGCAGCAGTGCGTCGAGACGGGCGGTCTCCGCGTCGTAGGCACCGGCCCAGGCCGGTACCGGGATCCGGGCGGGCCGCCGGCCCAGGCAGTTCTCCAGGACGCGGGATCGCAGCAGCGGATCGAGGTCGAGATCGCGGTCGGTGTGCAGCAGCCCGACGGCGTCCCGCAGCCGGAGCGCCTCGTCGGCGCAGGGCGCGCAGCCGGTGAGGTGCTCCTCCACGGCCGCGGTCTCCTCGGCCGAGCAGGCCGCCAGCGCCCACGCGCCGAGGAGCGACTTGAGCACGCGGTGGGGTGGCGGCTCCGGCGGCGGGGAGGGCAGTACGTCCGGTGGCGAGAGGTCGTCCCCCGCCGCACGCGGCCCGGGTATGCGCGGCACCGCTCCCGGCAGGTCCTCGGGGCCGCCGTGGTCGCGACCGCCGTCGAGTGGCCCGCTCACGAGCGGTGTTCCGGTTCAGGAGGCGGAGCACCGTCCAGGCCGGGTGCGCCGGCCGTCGCCAGCAGTTGCAGGCCGAGCCGCAGTCTGCGACGGGCCTCGTCCTCGGTCACCCCGAGGTCGGCGGCGGTCTGCCGGTAGTCCCTGCGCTGGTGGTACGCCAGTTCCAGGGCGGCCCGCAGCGGCGCGGGCATCGACGTCACGATGTAGTCCGCGCGGGCGGCCACCGTGGCACGGCGCACCTTCTGCTCCAGGTCCTCCGCGCAGCCGCCGGTCTCCGCGGCGGCCGCGCGCTCCTGCTCCCGCAGCCGGTGGATGGCCTGACTGTGTGTGAGACGCGCCACCCATGAGCGCATGGAGCCTTGTCTCGGGTCGTACGCGTCCGGGTTCTCCCACACGTAGCCGAACACCTCTCGAGTCACCTGGTCGGCGGCGGTTTCGTCGTCGAGCACCCGGTGGGCCTGGCTGTGGACGAGCGAGGCGAACCGGTCGTACAGCTCGCCCAGAGCGGCTGCCTCGCCCCGCGCCAGCCGCTGCTGCATCCTGCGGTCCCAGCGGGGTGGTACGTCCTTGCCCATCAGGCGGCCCCCAAGCCTCTGTTCGGTCCCCGTCGCCTTCTGCTCGTCCTGTCGTCCACTCGAATGTAATGCGACGCGGCTGAAACCCACGTCCCTTTGCGGCAAGTGCGCCCCCGCGAAGACCATGCGTGGTAGAGAGTTTCGCCGCGGTGGGACAGGGCAGCAGCGCCTGAAGGGAACGACGACTTCCGGATGGGGACCGGTGTGACGAAAGAGACGCGCCTGACACTCGAGGTGGAACGGACCGAGCAGACCCCATGGACCATACTGCACATTCAGGGCGAACTGGACCTCGTCAGCTCCCCCGAGATCCGGCGGCAGGTGCACGACGCCGTGGCCGTCGGACGCCGTGATCTCGTACTCGACCTCTCCGGCGTGGTCTTCTGCGACTCCAGCGGGGTGGGCGTGCTGATCGCCGCACGCCGCCTGCTGCACTCCTGCCGCGGGCGGCTGAGGCTGATCCTGCCCGCCCGCGGAGCGGCCGAGGGCTCGCATGTGAACCGGGTGCTCGCCGCCCTGGGAGTGCGCCGGCTGTTCGAGGTGTACGAGGACGTGACAACCGCCACCGACGGCGAGACGCGGCCGCTGTCCGCGTAACAGGACGCACGGACCGCTCCGACGCCGTACGCTCCCCGCATGGACAGCGCAGAATACGAGCGCAAGATCGCCCACCGCTTCGCCGAGTTCGACCAGGACGGCAACGGCTACATCGATCGCGCGGACTTCAGCAAGGCGGCCGCGGCGCTCCTCGCCGAGTTCGGCACGACCGCACGCTCCGACAAGGGGCAGGCCCTGTACTCGGGCGCGGAGGCGTTCTGGCAGGGCATGGCGGGCATCGCCGACGTCGACGGCGACCAGCGGGTCTCGCGCCAGGAATTCGTCACGGGCGCGGTGAAGCGCCTGCGTGACAACCCCCGCCGCTTCGCCGAGATCGCCCGGCCCTTCCTGCACGCGGTCGTCGCCATCGCGGACGAGGACGGCACCGGGTCCGGAGTCACCCGGGCCGGTGCCGAGCGGGTGCTCCGAGTCCTCGGCGTCGAACCCGACAACTGCACCGCGGTGGCCGCCGCGCTGGACTCGGACGGGGACGACCGGATCGGCGAGGACCGGATCCTCGAGGCGTTCGCCGCCTACTACGTGACCTCGGAGCCGGACGGCCCCTGATCCCCGGCCGCCGGCCAGCAGGCCACTCGGCCACTCGGCCGACCGGCCGTCGGACGCCAAGCCCTCGGGCGACCGGACGGACAGCCAGGCGCCGGGCGCCGGAGGGGCGGCGAGGCCGAGCGCCCGAGGCACCGAGGCACCGAGGCACCGAGGCACCGAGGCACCGAGGCACCGAGGCACCGAGGCACCGAGGCACCGAACGAGCGGTAGCCGGGCCCTTCGCCGAGCCGGCCACGCCGGCCCCGGAGAGCGCGGAAGGCGCCCCCTTCCGCGCCCCGCGGCTCCAGGGGCCCGCCACGCGCCGCGCCCTCGCCGCCCCTCCGGCGCCTGAGCGGTCCGACGGGGGCGGCCGGCCGGCCGCCCCCGGTCAGAC
It encodes the following:
- a CDS encoding ATP-binding protein, whose amino-acid sequence is MQVLQVQLEVGPDPAEVGRARRWARSRLAGSGIGDDEPLAETLVLLISELVTNAVVHTGCPAVLRMLFGPGAAQAGTVRVEVADNCARPPRPRLAAGDDTGGRGLELVDGLADRWGWKHEGAGKSIWCEVDRCAEPHPPLPSPAAPTAPVIPSPSGLTPGAYTV
- a CDS encoding acyl-CoA dehydrogenase family protein, giving the protein MGFQPTEDQRALRRGVRELLEARCGRDEPRARGAGLDRALWRELGRAGFFSLRLPEAQGGAGLGLPEAALVFEEAGRVLLPGPLVATHLAAGAVPGAADGSAVVTRADGGLVPWLEEADVVLGDASGAVPVRSVDPLTPLHRLPPGPPGEPEPAAVLLTAAEQLGSAGRTLATAVRYAKEREQFGRPIGAFQAVKHLCAGMLVRTELARAAVYAAAVTADPVEIAGAKLLADEAAVQGARDCLQVHGGMGFTWEAEVHLHLKRAWVRAELGQPAARAEEALAAAL
- a CDS encoding acyl-CoA dehydrogenase family protein, with the protein product MDLAHTEEEEAFRAGLRHWLKAALPELPPRPPPGDWPARRAHDSAWQRALYDAGYADVHWDASPTRRLIFLEETEKAGAPYVGANFVGLLHAGPTIAAEGTPEQRARWLPPILRGDEIWCQGFSEPDAGSDLASLRTRAVRDGDAYVVTGAKVWTSHAEVADWCELLVRTDPQAPRHRGISWLAMPMDAPGVTVRPLRTLAGSAEFAEVFLDEVRVPVANRVGEENDGWRVTMVTLSFERGTAFAGEVVACRRALAELARTARENGRWDDTVLRRRLGRLNAEFRALWRLTQWNVAEAEATGGVPGTGGSVFKLRYSEARQELYDTAAAVLGPDALDLSREWTRDRLSSLSYTIAAGTSQIQRNIVAERILGLPKER
- a CDS encoding amidohydrolase family protein produces the protein MERELPRIISVDDHVIEPAHLFETWLPAKYRDRGPRPLTTGIGELAYVGGKYRITMDPDGPPADWWIYEDLRFPYKRNIAAAGFDRDDMTLEGITRAEMRHGCWDPRARLADMDLNHVEASLCFPTFPRFCGQTFAEAHDKEVALACVRAYNDWMVEEWCGDSGGRLIPLCLIPLWDIGLAVAEVRRNAARGVRAVTFSEIPTHLGLPSIHSGYWDPFFAVCQETGTVVNMHIGSSSQMPAASPDAPPAVQASLSFNNAMASMTDFLFSGVLVRFPALRLAYSEGQMGWIPYALERADDVWREHRAWGGVRDLVPEPPSTYYYRQIYCCFFRDKHGVASLDVVGRDNATFETDYPHVDSTFPHTREVALDHVRDLDDETVRKLMRGNAIRMLGLDLDA
- a CDS encoding class I adenylate-forming enzyme family protein codes for the protein MTGTAHSLAGSRTLWELVDRRARLTPGRTALIQDERALTFGELRETCERVAAGLYARGVRPGTVVAWQLPTRIETVLLTGALARLGAVQSPVIPFYRDREVGFAVGACAAEFFAVPGVWRGFDHTAMAGRIGARGVFGAYRDLPDGDPAALPPPPADGTAVRWIYWTSGTTSDPKGVLHTDRSLIAGGSCLAHALKPTPDDVGSIAFPFAHIGGADYLVMLLLYGFPAVLFETFALPEALGTYRRHGVTTAGGSTAFYSMLLAEQRRRPGRPVVPTLRLLAGGGAPKPPELYHAVVREMGVQLTHGYGMTEAPMITMGSPDDRPEDLATTEGRPPAGMEIRIVDGEVRLRGEAVCRGYLDPGQTADAFDADGFLRTGDLGHLTGSGHLVLTGRRKDVIIRKGENISAREIEDLLHEHPRVGEAAVIGLPDAERGERVCAVVEQPGGARPLTLGEIAEHLRSAGLAVHKIPEQLELVDALPRNDTLRKVLKYRLRERFTGADTA
- a CDS encoding TOBE domain-containing protein, producing MSLSIRNQLPGTVMAVSAGPAMAAVKIRLDSGEEITSAVTADAVTELGIFPGGAVSALVKASEVALATAHMEGLSIRNQLPGTVTSVTSGEAMATVRLRLAGGQHLTAAITREALEELGLAAGSSAVALVKATEISLSTG
- a CDS encoding maleylpyruvate isomerase N-terminal domain-containing protein, producing MSGPLDGGRDHGGPEDLPGAVPRIPGPRAAGDDLSPPDVLPSPPPEPPPHRVLKSLLGAWALAACSAEETAAVEEHLTGCAPCADEALRLRDAVGLLHTDRDLDLDPLLRSRVLENCLGRRPARIPVPAWAGAYDAETARLDALLRDIGDAEWHAPVRLRWFDGEEKVSRRTTVAGVIGHLMSTDGLVASALGLGDPAGPDAPASPAERTESLWASGERPATRSVRVPWREQSHALVRTVSFAGHGVERLSVPYGDFALPLHDAMLDRAFECWVHADDIAAAVDYPYEPPAGAHLHRMIDLAARLLPAALASRRRAGLASPARGLVTAGSPGRSLHLEVEGAGGGHWYISLDSPAAVGDPDHAVAQIALDAVEFCRLVAGHVPPADAAAGQEGDREAVRDVLFAAASLSRL
- a CDS encoding sigma-70 family RNA polymerase sigma factor yields the protein MGKDVPPRWDRRMQQRLARGEAAALGELYDRFASLVHSQAHRVLDDETAADQVTREVFGYVWENPDAYDPRQGSMRSWVARLTHSQAIHRLREQERAAAAETGGCAEDLEQKVRRATVAARADYIVTSMPAPLRAALELAYHQRRDYRQTAADLGVTEDEARRRLRLGLQLLATAGAPGLDGAPPPEPEHRS
- a CDS encoding STAS domain-containing protein, translating into MTLEVERTEQTPWTILHIQGELDLVSSPEIRRQVHDAVAVGRRDLVLDLSGVVFCDSSGVGVLIAARRLLHSCRGRLRLILPARGAAEGSHVNRVLAALGVRRLFEVYEDVTTATDGETRPLSA
- a CDS encoding EF-hand domain-containing protein — translated: MDSAEYERKIAHRFAEFDQDGNGYIDRADFSKAAAALLAEFGTTARSDKGQALYSGAEAFWQGMAGIADVDGDQRVSRQEFVTGAVKRLRDNPRRFAEIARPFLHAVVAIADEDGTGSGVTRAGAERVLRVLGVEPDNCTAVAAALDSDGDDRIGEDRILEAFAAYYVTSEPDGP